taacaaccatggaggtcgttaacggtcagcacggtatggctcgtccggtggcgggaatttctgttagccaatcagaaccaccgggcgaggtaacgtgtgctggccggagcatgtggagagacagacatctactcccctccattgagtcaacaggctgtcgtcacgtttggatgtgtgaccaacggacccaactgttagtgtgctccaccctcacgaaggaagaggacctcgaggcatggtcgacgttcttgaaagttatggaagataacagctttgagatttagaggtcggcgTGGAGGTAACGTGCTGATTTTCCGAACAGTAGTCCTAATTACGGACATGTGGATGAATTTATAAGTGGAAAGAACAATCGGATAAGAGACGACCATTTCATGGTcgcagtgtctctctctctctatatatatatataactgtacttgtgtacaatgcacacatatatatatgacaatgtcagaccacggaggaaaatgaaacaggaatttccttaagtactttcgtatattaaatacatcttcagaaggaatgattccttctgaagatgtatttaatatacgaaagtacttaaggaaattcctgtttcattttcctccgtgatctgacattgtcacattcttaattacgtgtttattttcgtgatttacacacacatatatatatatacatgtaatatattgtatataaggtgattagagatatatccaaatatatccatgatgaagttttataccatcttattttcttgtcctttgtcagacctcagcacaaagtgtgtcgcacctgacaataggtccggctgaggctgacacctgttcaGATTCATGTACCCCGTTGTGGTACAACGAAGCATAGGATAAACATAGGTCGATAGTTCGATCCCAACAAGAATGAacatcgacaagaagagaaagaacagcaacagagaacaaggaagaaacaaaggtgaaaaagaaACACAGCGCATTAAAGaagctcaggatcagggtcagcaaagtcagggttagggggcatgggtaaactgaataaaggaggagggaagggagctagaggaccaaccaggggtggacgaacagggtccggaggaggaggagaaggagggggggacaaacgagggtcaaggacagcagtatgaggggcagaaaccagggagtgcacctcagcaagggcagcaaccgagagggaagcaggggccaaagaaacctccatagcaggaacagggggggcACGACCACCAAAACAGGAGGGGAtggagcgagagagtcagaggtagggggcaaggaagaaagcgaagccttcttttcCGCCGTTGAggcggaaggagaggagccaggcttttgTTTCTAACtcgaagagacaggcgtcccagcaacaatgTAATGGGCAACAGATTCAAGTGTCTgaacaggagaagcagaacgagagcaaacacgatggccgttgggagagcgatggacatcagcccgcactgacaggcggcaTGGAGAGCTAATAGATAAAGGAGAAAGATGGGAAGGAGCATCTCATAAGAGGGAGATGAGGAAgacgacacaggagacatgacagactgggcagAAAGAAGAGGAtcccccagacagagaaccatgagggggtcccttcgggacagaactcaaaggaacagaggaggcggCGGTGGGCAAGTTCGGGTTTAAGGGCCTGGaaccggttgtgagactgaggaaggtgggaaggacgaggagaggaagagcacaacatGCAAGTATAAGAGACACTATCGTAAGATGGGAgatggcgaacctggcgcctggcCTCAGGAAAAAacaaacgttcccggtgcttcaagttgaggacggctgcctcaagcatgTATACACGCGCGGGagtaggtagggtgggcctcactgcaattgaggcagtgagcctggggagaagtacactccgacttagagtggccTTCGCCAacacacaagggacagagacagtcAGTAccggagcatttgagggcaccatgcccaagtctccagcacttattacagagccgaggagagggaatgtactcctgaatggagcacctggcaccagcaagaatgacagagggcggaagggtcctaccatcaaaggtaatcttcacaacccgaaggggctgacggcgacgaccatgagaaggacgagtaaacgtgtctacctgaaggacagaatggccctggactTCGAGAATATGCTGaatatggggtgggaggagaacagtgccaacactggcattcaaccgagcgttcttggagacccgaacaggggtctcgcaaaggcaggataaggtggccaagcgggtggcagcatcctgagaaggcgcatcaatgacacgtgtaccgagacgggtggggttgaaggtaacagaggcatctacggaatcaacaaggtgcctatggagggagaaatcatcaggaggtgAAGAAttcagagggaggagatcaaagtatttggcccacgaagcaggaccaaacaaggcttggtacgcatcagtacgggaagggatCGTGAGAGTGTCGCTGCGGCGTGGACGGCAttaagaacccccagagaggggttaaaaagagcagtagtcacaatgagagatggagagaAGCCAGGGGacaaggtggtcaccactgggggcttgtggctcgacccaaccacagaggagggaggggagccgaggggagtagtcaggagggtcaaaggaggagcaaggtcgggggcccaatgcagcggggctACAGAGttcggtcttccaacacagtccgactcaagGGCTTAGTCGCCCACCCCACAAGCCTGAGAAGGTATAAGAGGAACAGATTGCAACATAGAGACGAGAGATAAGacgttcattcacgaatgtgcccccacaccgaccatggagccacaattagaggcatgaCATCCAACATGAGACATGTTGCCGATCTAGCCGGGGGGcccccccctaggggtgcgtcatgagtatacgctccacaaacgccaccttaagaaccgtcagtccgtcgagatcgggttcagtgacgaaaggaggattgacaataaaagggtcccctcattCGAGacatcgggtactacagttctacgggtgcaggagtatgcctcctcaaacacccaggcgtcaaaacaaaaggccaaaagaatgatcaaaacaggcacaaggtcagcGGGAAacgacaattagaaaggagatgaggggggagaaaaacgaaacaaaaggaaaagttgTCCAGCACAGTtagtgaggacagcagcaggagtataaggccacaaaaggagaGGACAgtgccatggagcatcacactccggcagccgcccaccaagccccctcacggcaataACAGGCCGGACAGGGAGGGGGTTTGTAGAAAAAAATATTcctttcttcatttctatccccatttagacgtttcgcttcaatgaggttcattttcagcttttctctgtccttttttgagaggtcttgtcttattgaccatagTTTGCCATTCTCGTCACATTGCAATTTTCTGGTATTCTGAAGCACTTTTGTCATAtacttcactccattaaacgtcacccttacggggcggttcttgtctttctcatattttcctaccctcctaaaatcactgacatgctCCTCTGAATTTAGGCCTTCTCCTAATCCTACTATtttttctatgattttcatctcttctgctgctcggtccaccccctagatgaaatttccttctctaaacatccaaaaattattatggacttacttctacctatagtgttttgtactagtttactgttggttaacggctctttcctaattgcttgtctAAGATCCGCTTCTTgtttgtcatttctggttttgacttccaaacacacttccttGATTGTCTCTTTCTCTTTCACAACTTGTGCATACgtctcttttatttcttctttatacttttcaagTTCTTTATTAGTCTCCTCTATTTGAGTTGCCAATAAAGTTTCTCGTTGTATCTCCTTGCCTAACTCCATGTTAGCCCTTAAGGTCCCCTGGAGTTGTTTACCATATGAttctattttcttgttaatttcttCATATTCCCTACttttcactttccatgcctcattatcCTTTACTAGTTCCTTGATGTGTTTCTCCTCTATCCTTACCTTATTAGTCAAGCTGGTAATTTCCTTACCTTGCTGGAAAAtacttccttttaaattacaaaacTCAAACTTGAGACCTTCATTTTCTTGTTCTAACTTAATTACCTTTTCTTCATAATTCCTTAATATGTCCTCAATAatcactaacctgccaagaaaacgATCTTTCATTACATCTTGTTGTGAGATACCTGCAAAACATTTCTTTGTTGggatgctgtcctcctctgtggTGGCGACCATCTTTGTAGACATTCTGCTGTTTTGAaaagcaaggtaaggtaattatcaaaagaaggcaccaaaccgggaagcctatgtagcaccatcaaagtgcgaaataatcaaagGGCACTAAATATGCGctaaaggatatgcacaactgtaagagggacaatgcaatttgaacaggcagcagactaggacctCATCGAGCTATAACGCTCTCCCACAAAGAGCTCTGCGAccccggccacactcagctctctgccctgctccaagctccgtctcaacgtctacgacactgctgtatccaggactgctaaatatgaaactcactaaacactgtgaatctaatctacccaacaacgtaacataaacgtacgttaggcacgacagaggcaagaggaagAATGTTGTAAGGACGCGCAAGATagagaaggagcagggcggcgctccattaagtgaccgtgagttaagcgagtatggctaaTTAGCAACCTGGCTAGAGCAGTTTCTCACCGCCGGTTACAATGGCAGGAGGAAGGCTACAGGGAAACACTacatttgagagtacgcagcttgttaccaatgacagaagaccaacaaccctgccaacaggcaaggatggaggaatgaataacaggataaaagttggaataaagaatatctttacgagagatggaacaagaacggatagcttctctagcggcagcatccgcacactcatttaaagaaacaccaatatggatggaaacccagcaaaactctactgatttaaatttactagaaataggaaacaaccaatgttgaatctcgatgaccaccagaTGGAcattttgtttattgtttttcataaaacaataaacaaatagttttgctgttattacactatatacacaggttatacagtatataagtatctgcatgttttgctcaccataacgaaccaaccatattgtgagtcaaaatgcaacgaggagtgaccgccacacaccagccagccactcactgccactccctccctcaacaacacctcactcaccctcattctcctcccacaatactgtttttgcatttattcactatacacagatattatatataagtatttacatgttttgttcaccattactgtacatctaagtgtgtatggtgagtaaagacaataagacgtagctactcacacagtcagctggtgacggccgccctcaaggccagacgcagtaatatttctcctccaataataatgtttgtggtgttgttatgctatatacacacattatatataaatatctacctgttttattcaccatacctgtacaaataagctggtatggagcCCAAagtccatagtggccaccagtaaacaacatgacaagtcgttcagacgacgcacctccctcaccaaaatggcggctcccaacctactcctatt
This genomic stretch from Procambarus clarkii isolate CNS0578487 chromosome 5, FALCON_Pclarkii_2.0, whole genome shotgun sequence harbors:
- the LOC138351987 gene encoding uncharacterized protein PF3D7_1120000-like, with amino-acid sequence MVATTEEDSIPTKKCFAGISQQDVMKDRFLGRLVIIEDILRNYEEKVIKLEQENEGLKFEFCNLKGSIFQQGKEITSLTNKVRIEEKHIKELVKDNEAWKVKSREYEEINKKIESYGKQLQGTLRANMELGKEIQRETLLATQIEETNKELEKYKEEIKETYAQVVKEKETIKEVCLEVKTRNDKQEADLRQAIRKEPLTNSKLVQNTIGRMRADVHRSPNGHRVCSRSASPVQTLESVAHYIVAGTPVSSS